A genomic window from Terriglobia bacterium includes:
- a CDS encoding aminotransferase class I/II-fold pyridoxal phosphate-dependent enzyme, with protein MSRLEVPPEQFWRVAGYILGLAKDFLGELDTLPTFPPGVTGLEVQQAFAAPLPQEGEKEDALADLMAVLQWSRPPSPRFFGYVLGSGDPIAACADLLAGVMNQNVTAWRSAPAAVAIERVVVGWLAEAVGCAGFTGSLTGGGSSANTMGLAMAREAKSPANEDGARPAIVYASDQVHMSIPKAVALLGLGRKNLRLIPTDENFRMVPAELEKEIAADTRAGKKAIAVVASAGSVNTGAIDPLPEIADICRRHNLWLHVDGAYGALAAIAAPEKFRGLVRADSLSLDPHKWLYQPLDCGCLLFRDPQHAHTAFAHSGDYARVLSQDPIEGFAFFEESLELSRRFRALKVWLSLRYHGLNAFREAIRADLAHAQQLAELVRANDKLELLAPVELSAVCFRHLRPGASDAQLDDMNAAILKQVIRRGRVYISNASIREKFALRACFVNHRTSDEDVRAVVEEVLATAAGA; from the coding sequence ATGTCCCGACTCGAAGTTCCTCCTGAACAATTCTGGCGCGTCGCCGGATACATCCTCGGACTCGCAAAGGATTTCCTCGGCGAACTCGATACGCTCCCCACATTCCCGCCCGGCGTCACCGGCCTGGAAGTGCAGCAAGCGTTTGCCGCACCGCTGCCGCAGGAAGGCGAAAAGGAAGACGCGCTCGCCGATCTGATGGCCGTGCTGCAATGGTCGCGCCCGCCTAGCCCGCGCTTTTTCGGCTACGTGCTCGGCTCCGGCGATCCCATCGCCGCCTGCGCCGATCTGCTCGCCGGCGTAATGAACCAGAACGTCACCGCTTGGCGCTCGGCCCCAGCGGCGGTTGCTATCGAGCGCGTGGTTGTAGGCTGGCTCGCCGAGGCGGTCGGGTGCGCAGGCTTCACCGGAAGCCTTACTGGTGGCGGGTCTTCGGCCAACACCATGGGGCTTGCCATGGCCCGCGAAGCCAAATCGCCGGCCAACGAGGACGGTGCGCGGCCTGCCATCGTGTACGCATCGGACCAGGTCCACATGTCCATTCCGAAAGCGGTGGCGCTGCTCGGGCTGGGCAGAAAGAATCTGCGCCTCATTCCCACCGACGAAAACTTCCGCATGGTCCCGGCTGAGCTGGAAAAGGAAATCGCCGCCGACACGCGGGCAGGGAAGAAGGCGATTGCCGTGGTCGCCTCTGCCGGCAGCGTAAATACCGGCGCCATCGACCCGCTGCCGGAGATCGCCGACATTTGCCGGCGCCACAATCTATGGCTGCATGTGGACGGCGCTTACGGTGCGCTGGCCGCCATTGCCGCGCCGGAAAAATTCCGCGGCTTGGTGCGCGCCGACTCGCTCTCGCTTGACCCCCACAAATGGCTTTACCAGCCACTCGACTGCGGCTGCTTGCTCTTCCGCGATCCGCAGCACGCCCACACCGCCTTCGCCCACAGCGGCGACTACGCGCGTGTCCTCAGCCAGGATCCGATCGAGGGCTTTGCATTCTTTGAGGAATCGCTGGAATTGTCGCGCCGCTTTCGCGCGCTGAAAGTGTGGTTGTCGTTGCGCTATCACGGTCTCAACGCGTTTCGCGAAGCCATCCGCGCCGACCTTGCGCACGCTCAGCAACTCGCCGAACTGGTCCGCGCCAACGACAAGCTCGAACTGCTGGCGCCGGTGGAGTTAAGCGCGGTCTGCTTCCGCCACCTGCGCCCGGGCGCATCCGACGCGCAGCTTGACGACATGAACGCGGCGATTCTCAAGCAGGTCATCCGGCGCGGGCGTGTGTACATCTCCAACGCGTCGATCCGCGAGAAATTCGCGCTACGCGCCTGCTTCGTGAACCATCGCACCAGCGACGAAGACGTGCGCGCCGTGGTGGAAGAAGTGCTCGCCACCGCCGCGGGGGCCTAA
- a CDS encoding GHMP kinase yields MPSQPDRQAVVAQAPCRADLAGATIDLWPLYLFHPGSVTVNFALSILTTCRLTPLTGKAIHLKSLDTRHEERFPDLEALCCAKKFKHPLAARLVQFFQPEGGFALETTSESPAGAGIAGSSALMIATTGALARYTGRRMGREEMRVLAQNVEAQLINVPTGCQDYYPALYGGVSAIHLDIDTVRREALPVAPEEIEARFLLVYTGAPRASGINNWEVFKAHVDGDQKVIRNFERMAQISRAMHGALSRGNWDEAARLLRQEWQFRKSNYARISTPLIDKLVAVAAKNGGRAAKVCGAGGGGCVVFMVREDAKQRVAEALRETGARLLPFRVARDGLVISAVKPGEGA; encoded by the coding sequence ATGCCATCTCAACCTGATCGCCAGGCGGTCGTGGCCCAGGCCCCTTGCCGCGCCGACCTGGCGGGCGCAACCATTGACCTGTGGCCGCTGTATCTGTTTCATCCCGGGTCAGTTACGGTCAACTTCGCGCTCAGCATCCTGACCACCTGCCGCCTCACGCCGCTCACCGGTAAGGCCATTCACCTGAAGTCGCTGGACACCCGGCACGAGGAGCGCTTCCCCGACTTGGAGGCTCTGTGCTGCGCCAAGAAGTTCAAGCACCCGCTGGCGGCGCGCCTGGTGCAGTTCTTCCAGCCGGAAGGCGGGTTCGCACTGGAGACGACCTCGGAGTCGCCCGCGGGCGCGGGCATCGCAGGCTCGTCGGCGCTGATGATCGCCACTACCGGAGCGCTGGCGCGTTATACCGGCCGCCGCATGGGGCGCGAGGAGATGCGCGTGCTGGCGCAGAACGTGGAGGCGCAACTGATCAACGTGCCCACCGGCTGCCAGGATTACTACCCCGCGCTCTACGGCGGCGTGAGCGCAATTCATCTCGACATCGACACGGTGCGGCGCGAAGCGTTGCCGGTGGCGCCGGAGGAGATCGAAGCGCGCTTCCTGCTGGTCTATACCGGCGCGCCGCGCGCTTCCGGCATCAACAACTGGGAGGTGTTCAAGGCGCACGTGGACGGCGACCAGAAGGTGATCCGCAACTTCGAGCGCATGGCGCAGATCTCGCGCGCCATGCACGGCGCGCTCTCGCGGGGTAACTGGGACGAAGCAGCGCGCCTGCTGCGGCAGGAGTGGCAGTTCCGCAAGAGCAATTACGCGCGCATTTCGACGCCGTTGATCGACAAGCTGGTTGCGGTGGCGGCGAAAAACGGCGGGCGGGCGGCCAAGGTGTGCGGCGCCGGCGGTGGCGGCTGCGTGGTGTTCATGGTCAGAGAGGATGCCAAGCAGCGCGTCGCCGAGGCGCTGCGTGAGACGGGCGCCCGGCTCTTGCCCTTTCGCGTGGCGCGCGACGGCCTGGTGATCTCCGCAGTCAAGCCGGGAGAAGGTGCGTGA
- a CDS encoding CPBP family intramembrane metalloprotease — protein sequence MNPWLSDDGRLRPAWRFLLGALAAFVANFLAIGVAESAAHGRLRLLEAVYRSTTLLLLLAAFALLLIAADQVHEGLLRAMGLGRFPGWLRQAGLGMAMGTALVCVAVAWIAATADLAVKVDLGARTLTLAMAELFILATGAMAEEMMFRGYPFHRLLEAAPAPLAVVVMSALFAAAHGANPHASKLAMVNTFAISVLLCVAYLRTRALWLPWGIHFAWNTVLGTVFGLPVSGLTDFAVIVKTRARGPRWVTGGAYGIEGSVVGAIVILLGFIPVLLLTRKDAAALAHPGHWDEQGSPDPSSTGRIQM from the coding sequence GTGAATCCCTGGTTGAGCGACGACGGCCGGTTGCGCCCGGCCTGGCGCTTCCTGCTGGGAGCGCTGGCCGCCTTCGTCGCCAACTTTCTCGCCATCGGCGTTGCCGAGTCGGCGGCGCATGGCCGGCTGAGGCTGCTGGAGGCTGTATATCGTTCCACGACATTATTGCTGTTGCTGGCCGCTTTTGCCCTGCTGCTGATCGCCGCCGACCAGGTGCACGAGGGGCTGCTGCGGGCCATGGGGCTGGGGCGGTTTCCCGGCTGGCTGCGGCAAGCGGGGCTGGGAATGGCTATGGGAACGGCGTTGGTGTGCGTGGCCGTCGCATGGATCGCGGCCACCGCCGACTTGGCGGTGAAAGTTGACCTCGGCGCCCGCACGCTAACGCTGGCGATGGCGGAGTTATTCATTCTGGCGACCGGCGCCATGGCCGAAGAAATGATGTTTCGCGGCTATCCCTTTCACCGCTTGCTGGAGGCGGCTCCGGCGCCGCTTGCCGTGGTCGTCATGTCGGCGCTGTTTGCCGCCGCGCACGGCGCCAACCCGCACGCCTCGAAGCTGGCGATGGTGAACACCTTCGCCATCTCCGTGCTGCTGTGCGTGGCGTATCTGCGGACGCGCGCGTTGTGGTTGCCGTGGGGAATTCACTTTGCGTGGAACACCGTGCTGGGCACGGTTTTCGGGCTGCCGGTCAGTGGCCTGACCGACTTCGCGGTGATTGTGAAGACGCGCGCGCGCGGGCCGCGCTGGGTGACCGGAGGCGCATACGGCATTGAGGGCAGCGTGGTGGGCGCTATCGTGATCCTGCTGGGTTTCATCCCCGTGCTGCTGCTGACGCGCAAGGATGCAGCCGCGCTGGCGCATCCCGGCCACTGGGACGAACAGGGTTCACCCGACCCGTCATCCACGGGCCGCATCCAAATGTAA